ACTGGGCGTTGTTGGCGCTGGCCGCTGTCGCCGTGGTGATGCACCAGAACCGGCGCCAGCGGCGCTCGTCGGGTGGCAAGAAGGAGCATGCGTCCACGGCTGTGCGCAAGGCCTTCCATGTGTTCACGGTGCTGACCTTCGTGCCGGGGCTGGTGCTGGACCGGCCGCTGCTGCACCTTGCCTCGGCCGGCTGCCTGGGCGCCTTCCTCTTCCTGGAGTTTGTGCGCTTCTTCCGGATCCTTCCGCTTGGGCCGCACCTGCGCCGGATGCTCACGCACTTCCTGGACGAGCGGGACAGCGGGCCACTGGTGCTCACCCACATCTACCTGCTGGTCGGGGTGTCCCTGCCCCTGTGGCTGACCCCGGGGCCCTGCGTGCCCAAGAGCGGCCTGCCCGGCGCCGGCGGCCTGCTCCCCTACGCCGGCGTGCTCTCGGTGGGCGTGGGCGACGCCGTGGCCTCCGTGTTCGGCAGCTCGGTCGGGGAGATCCGCTGGCCCGGCACCAAAAAGACCATGGAGGGCACGGCCACTTCGGTCTTCGCCCAAGTCATTGCCGTGGCCATCTTCCTGCTGGCCGACGGCAGCCTGAACCTGAATGCCAGCTACTCGTGGGTGGTGGGCTCCATCACCACAGTGGCCATGCTAGAGGCCTACACGTCACAGATTGACaacctgctgctgccactgtaTCTGCACATACTGTTGCTGCTATGagagcacacaagcacaaagacacactgacacacacacacacatacacccataatCATACAATTGTAAAGCCATACTTCATCCTACACCCATTGTCATttctacacacagagacattgaGACAACCTGGACAGTCAAGGACagtcactgacacacagacacacacacacacacacacacacacacagaactctcCCTGTTGGGGTGTTTCAAGGGCTGTGCTGTCAAGCAAGAGCAGGCAGCAGCTGGGCAGTCAAGAAGAGGACGACAAATCAACTCTAATGATCTTTTGCTCTAATTTATCACACTATCCATTATTCATCTCTGGCCTGCTGACAGAGACTGATGACAACAGGGCTATGGTATGAGGACTGAAATAGCTCTTTCATCTCCATAATCCCTTATTATCACTCACATCACACTACAGCTGTACAAACATATGCATTCATCCGCCCTGGTGACCTCACACCTTCATTTCGAATGCAAGCCCAGCGTTTACATTTGCCTACGAAGAACACTGGACTGTTGACTACCTGCTTGTttatttctgtctgtttttgtttttgtttcagttGAAATACTACTTTTATCTGATTAATACTAATCATACCATTATCTAATTATGTAATGAACTCAAAACTCGTCCTGCCTTTTTCTAGTATCAGTTTCAACAGACTAAACAACAGGTTTGCCTTagagtctgttttttttttatctgtatcaTGGGCAGAACTCATTTCAGCACCTTTGCCTCCAAATGTACCAGCAGTTGGCAGCTCTCTGGTGTTGGTGATTTTAGCCTTGTGTAATTACTACTGTAGATAACCTGCATGTTTCATAGACATTAGATGGTACTAGTTGTGAAGTTGAGAGAACATAAGCCAACCCAAGGTATGGTCAGAGTCCTCTGCATATAGTTGTTGGTTCTGTGTTTGTTGTTCGGTAGATTGTTGATGTAGGGGGGGTAATAGTGTGGATGGAAGAAAAGGCTGATCCCAAACCAGTATGAAAAACCACAGAAATGGGGCGGGCGGGATTTCCAGGCAGTGCCTGTCCCCCTGTTGACCTCAGTGGTCAGACTGAACAATGTCCCTGTTCAGCAGTGGTTCTCTGGCCACAAAAACCAACCCACACCGTCTCAGAGTTACTAATGTAAACAGACGAAACTTatcatgccggtgtgtgtgtgtgtgtgtgtgtgtgtgtgtgtgtgtgtgtggcgaaccACATCAGTGTGCTGTGCATTCTGGGATATTTTGTCACTGTAAAAACAAAGATGTTGAagtgtttttgtattattattattattattattattattatttaaagacTGGAAATGATCCCAAATGACTGCAGTGTTTTGTGTAGATGAAAATTAAAATAGTACCCTTGTTTCGATTTAGTTTCGTGAACAATCACCTACTCCCTTTTATCCTTTACCACAAGCCTCCCTTGATTTGACCCTGAGGAATGACACAATCATGAGGTCTGTGAAAAGTTTGGAGTTTTCTTTTTGAATGAATTGACATGACTATCTTGGCTCCTTCTCTCCACCCATAATGTTTGATTTCTACATTTCCCTGACACAAGCATTCACTGTCTCATGCTACTTCTCCACCTCAGTGTGGTTGTGGCTGAGTGCTATAAAAATAATTGGGGCTGGAGGCATTTGTTAAAAAGAGCTCTGTTGCCGTTATCAACTGTAACCAAGCAACAGGGCTCTCCGCATCCTCCACTTCGGCAGGTAGCAATATTTCAGCCCCCTTTTTCAGCATTTCGCTCCTGACACCAGCTATGCCCACTTTCTGCCAATTACCACCTATTTCCGTGACAAACCAGGCATGCCATTATGTCCCCTCTATGGAGAGAGGTGGACAGTAATTATGGGATGTGAATGCTCTCAGCATGCAGTACTTTGATGTACTCCAATGTAATAATACAAAGCTCTGCCTCATGTCTGGGTAAGCAGGCATGCCGAATAAAGGATAAAAATATTTCTAACGTGTCTTTATTGTACACACAGTACGCAAACATTTATGCACAGCACATGATGTTCTCAtgattttaacacacacacacacatacagtagtcaTGTTGCCCTTCCAAAACACCTTATACTTTGTAATCACAGGTGAATTTGGAAACAAAATGCTCTCTGACTTCAAATCCATAATTAGACTAAAAGACCCAAACCTGGGCTTTCATCCAGTAAAGCATGAAGGCCACCGACTGTATGAATTCTTCCTttcaaggtcacacacacacacaccgtacagtACTCTTCTTTTACTCAGTGTGTGCTTGCCAGAGTTTGGATTAGTCCACATATTTAGCCAATGATGACGAGGGACTTTCCAGCtcaattcagttttttttttctttcagttttcaactttgaaaacaGGACATTTGTATGTCTGGAGTTGAGCTAGCGTTGAGGTGGTGACAATCTTCAGTCTGTCTCTAATCCGTTAAGACCAATGTCCTTGCCCTAGCTGTGACTGAAACTGTTGAAGCTTgttaaatgttacaaatatttatgtttcatggaaaaacaaacacaccgtTTCTCAAAAAAGGATATTTTATTCACATATAACACAGAGAATATGAGTATGACTGTAACTATGTGTGtgagcaatgtgtttttgtgtgcattaTTTGTCTAGTGGTTCTGCTGGTAGCACCTGAGGTTAGTGGGTGTACTGAGGTTGCATGGTGTAACAGTTGACGTATGAATGACTAAGTGTACAGTGGGGTGAATGGCAGCTCCTCTGTTGGCTGTAACCTGAGAACAGAAGGAGTGGAACACAACAAATAACTCCTTTAGTAAAGAAGAAATGCTTTTTTTAGATCAACCCACCGCCATTTCCATGGGCTTCCTGCTTTAGAGAGCTATGCTGTGTGCTCTTACCAGTTCTCAGGGCTCCAGCGAGTTTCATGAGAATCCATCATGTGGAAAGTGTAGACATGACGTGAGTCAGAGGAGCTGTTCTGAGCACTGCGGTGCACCACCTCTCCATGTATCAAAACTAAGCCACCtgcgcgtgcgcgcacacacacacacacacacacacaggagattaTGATGATACTCTATATGTGCACTTTTGGACACAGGATAGTTAAGAGCAGCACTGCCAGACACAATTACAAAgcaacactcacactctctctcacacacacacacacacattcaaacctTTCTTGATTGGTGTAGGAACAAAGAGCTTGTCATCATACTCCTGCTCACAACCCACAAAATCTGTCAAAGGAAAGGTTCCTTTAGGAGTCCGCACCATCCTCCGGCTGATCCCATCTAATACACACAAGAACCCAACATCACATTCAGCTCTGTGTAGACTCTCTGAAAGGACTGCAGCAtaacatacagtaatttcctgtgtattagccgcattgtgtataagccacaggacagtgttttatgcaagttaaaagaaacaaaaccatattaataccatattaactgcccccgtgtattaatctcatagctgaagaaatttagcaaaatctATGTATAAGCCGCaactaatagttgggaaattacggtattgGGTTCAATAATATAGGACTTTTTAATACATTCATATGAACATATAGTACTTACTGTATGTAAGTTATGATCTAAAATGATCCagataagtaagtatataagtatatatactcttttgatcccgtgagggaaatttggtctctgcatttatcccaatccgtgaattagtgacagcacacagtgaacacacagtgaggtgaagcacacactaatcccagcgcagtgagctgcctgcaacaacagcggcgctctgggagcagtgaggggttaggtgccttgctcaagggcacttcagccgtgcctactggtcggggttcgaaccaacaaccctccggttacaagtccgaagtgctaaccagtaggccacggctgcccagatGACCATGTCTATATGATTCCAGGAACTATATTGTGATTGTACAATTTGTGAAAGGCCCAACAGGTGGTTTCTAGATTTGTGCTTGTGTATAGTGCTTACTGGAATGTGATCCCGGAATAAACCACAGGCAGCCGTTCTCGAGTGTAGCGTCCTCCAGAGCGATCCACAGACCCATGACCCGACCCAGCGGCTCAGTGTACAGGAACGTGGCGTCCTGGTGCGGTGTAACTATGGCAACACAAACCCAACATATCAATTCAGGTATTCCCACAGAACATGTTTCAGCAAGAAATGTCTTCTTGTCTGTGCTGAGCTTGgactatatgcatgtgtgtctttgtgtgtctgctaGATAGTcctctcactcaccctctcctccGATGCCTGGTTGCTGAAATATATACAGATAGAAGTTCAACAAATGTAGTACAGTATACACTACCGTTTAAAAGTTTGGAGTCacgtgttttgttttgttttcatcattaatgttgtaaatgactgttgtagacagaaatggctgatctttaatgcaatatctacataaaTATTATACACAtgtccattatcagcaaccattcattcCAATGTTCCagaggcacattctgtttactaatctgatatcattttaaaaggctaactgagaaaacatcggagaacccttttgcaattatgtaagcacattcacatgtaatctgaaaactgctgccctgaaaaaaaaatgcaactaATCTCAActgtattctgtctataatgaagtggaatggaaatttctaagtgacctcaaacttttgaacggcagtGTAGGTACatagtacattacattacatcaaACCAAACCACATATCAACTTTACCTTGAATATGTACATGCTTTGCAGGATGACGGGACTCTGCAGTCCTAACTTCTTTGCCAAACCCTGTATGAAAATGTGTTAGTTATTGTACTTACAGGACATTGACTGTTCCAGAGGGCATGGCTATCTCTAATTAATGGCATGCTATGCATTCACATTGACTGTACATATAAAATGCATTGATCAATGATTCTTTAGTTTATGTTCTATATTGTTACTGGTATCGATCTTGCACTTATTTGGGTTATTTGTTCACTTGCTCAAACAAGAGCCACTTCTCTGTGGTATGTGGTTCATGGCAACCTTGGACCACAGCACTTTATACATAGTGTTATGCTTTCATTGCAATAGGTGCTACTGAGCTGCGCTAAGCAACCCTGTGACACCGTGCAGTTAAAAGTCATGCCACATTGCTGAGTCATCAGTCAAGGTTCTAAGGACAGTTAAATGACACCACATTTGTCATTCCATTTTCACTGCAAGACAAACAACTAATCACCATTTCAAGAGTCTACAAGATCCTTTATGCAGATATGAGAAGAATGTCTTATCTGTGCAAGTTGAACCTTGCCATTtcgtccccttagaattataaAGTTCTGACATTTTTGTCGAAATTGACATATTCGTAATCTGGGAATTTAagaaggtgaggtgaggtgtttctAGTTATTGTATTCATTTTTTTAGGACATTATATCTAAAGAGGTTTGTTCCACTTAtaactctatggaattctaaaACTTTGAAGCACAATATGTCAGAACTACTAACTCACAACCTTATAATTCCAAGGGGATGATTTGAGTTTGCGGTAAAGTTGTAAGAGACAGTTCTGTTGTTCTCTTGTGCAGTTGCACTCCTGTGGCTGTGTTGTAAATCTGTAAAGTTTCATAAAGCATCGGTACCTTGACTTTCTCTGAA
The Alosa alosa isolate M-15738 ecotype Scorff River chromosome 12, AALO_Geno_1.1, whole genome shotgun sequence DNA segment above includes these coding regions:
- the phyhd1 gene encoding phytanoyl-CoA dioxygenase domain-containing protein 1 isoform X2, which gives rise to MDVLTDSDVQRYQDDGYLILEGFLTEAECDALRARMKDIVEQMDVPPHCRIQFSTNQEEQLKSQGSADYFITSGDKIRFFFEKGVFDDKGEFIVPKERSLNKVGHALHAYEPLYKRITHSEKVKGLAKKLGLQSPVILQSMYIFKQPGIGGEVTPHQDATFLYTEPLGRVMGLWIALEDATLENGCLWFIPGSHSNGISRRMVRTPKGTFPLTDFVGCEQEYDDKLFVPTPIKKGGLVLIHGEVVHRSAQNSSSDSRHVYTFHMMDSHETRWSPENWLQPTEELPFTPLYT
- the phyhd1 gene encoding phytanoyl-CoA dioxygenase domain-containing protein 1 isoform X1, giving the protein MDVLTDSDVQRYQDDGYLILEGFLTEAECDALRARMKDIVEQMDVPPHCRIQFSTNQEEQLKSQMQGSADYFITSGDKIRFFFEKGVFDDKGEFIVPKERSLNKVGHALHAYEPLYKRITHSEKVKGLAKKLGLQSPVILQSMYIFKQPGIGGEVTPHQDATFLYTEPLGRVMGLWIALEDATLENGCLWFIPGSHSNGISRRMVRTPKGTFPLTDFVGCEQEYDDKLFVPTPIKKGGLVLIHGEVVHRSAQNSSSDSRHVYTFHMMDSHETRWSPENWLQPTEELPFTPLYT